One Paraburkholderia phytofirmans OLGA172 genomic window carries:
- a CDS encoding squalene/phytoene synthase family protein: MNFDEYCQQKAAPPGSSTYYALRQAPAASQPLLTALFALRREFEETVKETSDPAIGRTKLAWWQNEIAALASGSPSHPVSKALAAYLPDVQTAYPALQALLAGFEMDLDQARYLDYPNLRRYVQGVGGTFASLLARATAKDSAQASNWSGPLGEALQLAQFVVETGNDARHGRIYIPIDEMQRFNVTAADLINRKYSDAFTELMRFETKRARDALQAALAAMPVHERRSQRTLVAQAALALALLDEIERDGYHVLHQRIALTPIRKLWIAWRAR; encoded by the coding sequence GTGAATTTCGACGAATATTGCCAGCAGAAAGCGGCGCCGCCCGGATCGAGCACTTACTATGCGCTTCGGCAGGCGCCCGCGGCAAGCCAGCCGCTCCTGACCGCGCTGTTTGCCCTGCGCCGCGAGTTCGAGGAAACCGTAAAAGAAACCAGCGATCCGGCCATCGGCCGCACCAAACTCGCGTGGTGGCAAAACGAGATCGCCGCGCTGGCTTCGGGCTCGCCGTCGCATCCGGTTTCAAAGGCGCTGGCGGCTTATTTGCCCGACGTGCAGACCGCGTATCCGGCATTACAGGCGCTGCTCGCCGGTTTCGAAATGGACCTCGACCAGGCGCGCTACCTCGACTATCCGAATCTGCGGCGCTACGTGCAGGGCGTGGGCGGCACCTTCGCGTCGCTGCTCGCGCGTGCTACGGCGAAAGACAGCGCACAGGCGTCGAACTGGTCCGGGCCGCTCGGCGAGGCGCTGCAGCTTGCGCAGTTCGTCGTCGAAACCGGCAATGATGCGCGTCACGGCCGCATCTATATTCCGATCGACGAAATGCAGCGCTTTAATGTCACTGCTGCGGATCTGATCAATCGAAAATATTCCGACGCGTTTACCGAGCTGATGCGCTTCGAGACCAAGCGGGCCCGCGATGCTTTGCAAGCGGCGCTCGCCGCCATGCCCGTGCATGAGCGCCGCTCGCAGCGCACGCTGGTGGCGCAGGCGGCACTTGCCCTGGCGCTGCTGGATGAAATCGAACGTGACGGCTATCACGTGCTGCATCAACGCATCGCGTTGACGCCGATCCGCAAACTCTGGATCGCGTGGCGCGCCAGATAA
- a CDS encoding DUF1501 domain-containing protein: MKRRSFLSISAAAGATLWLPRAFGAQAATPGGSTNPRYSNLLILVELKGGNDGLNTVIPFADPTYYQLRKNIGIKREQAIQLDERTALHPSLQPLMPLWQSQQLAIVQGVSYAQPNLSHFRSIEIWDTASRSDQYLREGWLTRAFAQAPVPAGFAADGVVIGSAEMGPLANGARAIALVNPAQFVKASRLATPVSLHERNPELAHILDVENEIVKAADRLRPIQGQPQLKTVFPGGAFGSSIKTTMQVLAAGDAPQEVPLAGAPQEVPLGNTPRGQPKRGPGVAVIRLTLNGFDTHQNQPGQQAALLKQLAEGFASMKSALVELGRWNETLVMTYAEFGRRPSENQSNGTDHGTVAPHFVMGGRVQGGLYGVPPVLTRLDGNGNLPVGVDFQQLYATVLGPWWGLDAPAILQQRFEPLPLLRV, encoded by the coding sequence ATGAAACGACGCAGCTTTCTGTCGATCAGTGCAGCCGCCGGCGCGACGCTCTGGTTGCCACGCGCGTTCGGTGCGCAGGCGGCAACTCCCGGCGGTTCAACGAATCCCCGCTATAGCAACCTGCTGATCCTCGTCGAGTTGAAGGGCGGTAACGACGGTTTGAATACCGTGATTCCGTTTGCCGATCCCACTTACTATCAGCTGCGTAAAAACATTGGCATCAAACGCGAGCAGGCGATTCAGCTCGACGAGCGCACCGCGCTGCACCCGTCGTTGCAACCGCTGATGCCGCTTTGGCAGAGCCAGCAACTGGCGATCGTTCAGGGCGTCAGCTATGCGCAACCGAACCTGTCGCATTTCCGCTCGATCGAGATCTGGGATACCGCGTCGCGTTCGGATCAATACTTGCGCGAGGGCTGGCTCACACGCGCATTTGCGCAAGCTCCGGTGCCGGCCGGTTTTGCCGCCGACGGCGTGGTGATCGGCAGCGCCGAAATGGGGCCGCTCGCCAACGGCGCGCGCGCGATCGCGCTGGTCAACCCGGCGCAGTTCGTCAAGGCCTCGCGTCTCGCCACACCGGTGTCGCTGCACGAGCGTAATCCGGAACTGGCGCACATTCTCGACGTCGAGAACGAGATCGTGAAAGCCGCCGACCGCCTACGTCCCATACAAGGTCAGCCGCAATTGAAGACGGTGTTTCCCGGCGGTGCATTCGGCAGTTCGATCAAGACCACGATGCAGGTGCTCGCCGCTGGCGACGCCCCCCAGGAAGTCCCCTTGGCGGGCGCCCCCCAGGAAGTCCCCTTGGGGAACACGCCGCGAGGGCAGCCGAAGCGCGGCCCGGGCGTCGCGGTGATCCGTTTGACGCTGAACGGTTTCGATACGCATCAGAACCAGCCTGGTCAGCAGGCAGCGCTGCTCAAGCAACTGGCCGAAGGGTTTGCGTCGATGAAGTCGGCGCTGGTGGAACTCGGCCGCTGGAATGAGACGCTGGTGATGACCTACGCCGAATTCGGCCGGCGCCCGAGTGAGAATCAGAGCAACGGTACCGACCACGGCACAGTGGCGCCGCATTTCGTCATGGGCGGGCGAGTGCAGGGCGGCTTGTATGGCGTGCCGCCGGTGCTCACGCGGCTAGACGGCAACGGCAACTTGCCGGTGGGTGTCGATTTCCAGCAACTCTACGCGACCGTGCTCGGACCCTGGTGGGGGCTCGACGCGCCCGCGATCCTGCAGCAGCGGTTCGAGCCGCTGCCCCTCCTACGCGTCTGA